The segment TCTTGAATAAATAAACAGCTCAAGTtattccaaagtccattttgcAGAGTACAATGCTTTTGAATGTACCTTAGTAGTACCATCCACACTGAAGAGTGAGGATTTGAGAATCTTAATCCACAATCAGAAACTCCTTTAAACCATTAACCATtcatctttctcctttttaaGCCCCATTATATAATTCCAAAGTCCATTTGGCTACACATCTATTTTGTATCGTCTGGTGATTTTAGTAATGATCATATCATTTCAAATGGTGAATTCTTGCAATCAAATTAggtgaaaataaaacaagaataatTCCCACCTATGTGATTTTAAGAAAGCTGAAAAAATCATGGACAATAATGTCATAGTGTGCCCACTGTGCCttgttttaaatcttttgtTGGGTCATCTGGTTCAAATCAACTACAGTTGTTCTTCGCATGGATTACCATTTAAATGCAAATGAGAGTTGAACAATTaagcaaaataaaagaaaataaaatagttttttgacaaataattttggaaattaaaaagattaacaCAAAAGATAACCACGTCTTACTTGTTGTGCGGAGCACATGTCCCCGTTCCCTTGATAGATCTATCACAGATCCCTTGGGTATTTTATATTCATCTTTAAACTGGGAAGTGAACCTGCGACAGAATTGGCTGTTAGGCtaaaagagaaatagaaaacatgTGACATTTCTCTTATAAATTGAGACATGATCTATCACAATCTGATTTTCTTCAACAATGATCCATCACAAAATCCAAATAATGATTCTTATGATTCTACTGAAAAAGCACACCAGCTGATACTTCAAGAACAGAACTGGAATAATGAAGACACAGTAAGGAACTAGTGGAGGACTGATAAGAATAAGATGCAAGTACAACAAAAATATGCAATTGACCAtacatacaaaatataaaaaaaaaaaatgcaacctAAACAAATTGCAAAACAGAATGCAGTCATTTACAGGAAAACAGACAGACAAAAAATGGACACCAGAATATCCCACATGAAACTCCCCTCCAAATCCAAAAGCTCTTCATGATTCAAATCAATAACCATTAATTCAGTTGATACTTAAAAAGAAATGATAGGAATATTAGATGTCAAGATAATTTACCTATGAAGCAATTCTTTGTTATCTGATCCTCCAAGCTTTTGGAGTCTGCTGCCTACAGATTCTTCAAAAGCATTACGGACAGAACGAATGCTCAATCTGCTGTAGACTATTTGAAGTCTAACAGTCATGCATATATCAGCTTCCATAAGGTCTTTACTGAGATCCTTCCTTTCAGAAAAGGataattttccatatttttcacTCAGCAATCTTTTTAAGTCACCATCATCAGCATAAACACCTGTGGATGGCAAATGATGTTACAATGGAAACATTTGCAGACTAACATTGAGCCTGTGTTTCATAGTGATAGTATCATAATGCTTTTATAAACCATAACATTGTGCAGATACCACCGGCTATTAATCTTGCAACATTGGGGTACTTGCAAAAGTTATTATAGTCTTGAGGGTGCCGAAAATAAATGAGTTAATGTAATTGAACAAGAGGTCCAAAAAGAAGTGTTTGTCATAGTGAACTTAAGACATGTTCCATGTCAAAGAACTTGGTTATGTAGGATAATGATACATGGTTCTTTAGGAAATTTGATAAACTCAATTGGAAATAGACCACAAAATGTAACCCAAAATTAAGTTGAATACTTCAGACAAACTGAATCATGTTGAACATACCTTGTGGCAGAAGTGGTCCTGTTGGTTTTTACTTAACATAAATTAGTATATTCAAGCTTTCAGCTCATAATATCCAAATTCCTTATTTTCCAATTCACACaaaggtataaattttttaagtataattcataaatctttttttatgtatttcaagACCATACCATGGGATAGATTTATAACAAGGATTTACTTTGAGcatcttttttttctccattctaATGTCATGGActaaaacaaaaagatgaaCCCATCCAAATTAAACACATGAAGTCGGTTCCTACTTAATATCATAATTTCTGAGACAATGTCTGTATCAGTCTTTGCACTGATGACCCGAATAGTGTTGATGTTTCCCTTTTCAGTTTCAGCATTACCTTCGGAGCCCTCACATCACGTTCATGGCATCACAAGGGAGAAGAAATTCCAAATTCTAAAAAGCACATCACACAATTGAGAAATGCATCACTTTTACAAACATCCACATACTAATTATCGAGAGCCAAGAGCAGCACACACTAAGCCTATGACATATGACATACAGTTATTAAAGCATGGAAAGGAAACTGAACCATTAGATTGGAACTTCAGTATTAACAGTTACTAAGCTGCTTATGGTACCAGGTAACATTTTTATCATCagagccatttctattcaacaaaaacTCAGATATTCTTACCAAAAGCAAAAATTCAATGATTTTGACAACAGTTGACCGGACTAACCATAAAGAGtatcaaacattaaaaagaaTCCAATCTTACGAATTCCAAATATGGTTCTAGGACTATCAATAAATTCACAATGAAAGCATTCCTCCTCAACTATACGACCAAAATTTTCTCCCAATGCTTAAAAATTCACAATGCGGTTAAGACAAGTCGTACAATAGCTGCTTCTGTTAGATACTAAATTTGTTCTGGATTATGCAGAAAATGCAACTAAACCCAAGTAATGCAAcacaaaattgaagaaaaaaattggatagATTTCAGATGGTAGTAAAGGAAAGCGGTACCAAATGCGTAGACATCGATGTTCTTCAGTCCCAACACACTCTTTTTCCGCAACCCAGTTCCGAGAAGCTGCCGAGAATCGTTCAAAATCGAGGGAAACAAAACCCCAGTTTTGGATTCGGAGACTGAAGAAGGATTGTCAGCTATGGAGAGAGAGGCCCAAAAGGGGGAGGAGTGGTGATTGGAAAAGAAGTTGAATGCGTTTTGGAGAAATGGGTTTATGGGGTTCTGGGAGACTGCGACAGCGGCGGCGACGGCGGCGCCAGAGACGGCAGCTACGGAAAATGCCGTGGCGGCCGCAGAGAAGGAATTGGAGGACCGGTGGCGGGGATTTGGGGGCTGAGAAAACGAGAATGGGAACCTCAGAGAAACCATGGtgcttcttgttcttcttctttggtAGGTGGCGGTTAAAATGAGGTTGTGTGTGATTGGGCACGTGCTATGCACGTGAGATTGGTGGTTATTTATTGGGCTTGATGAGGACATTGAGGAGCGAGTGTGACTTGGGTTTGTTTAGGCCCACATAGAGGAGGGAGTTTGGTGGCAATTTCTTATTGTGAACACATATGACAACGGGGCAAATTCGAGATGGATGACACCCATTACAACCCATCTTGATCGACTCGGTTCAATTCATGGATTATAATCGATTGGATTAGCCTACATCAGTTTAGTTTGATTCAATTAGAAAATCGACTAATTCTTTAAAGCGGCAATTTGATGGTTAAAGTTTGATACTATAATTATGTCTTACCCTTGAGATTATGGTTGTGGCTCACCCAACTCTTGGGTATATGAAATGATAAGAGGGTCTTAATTTAGTTATTGGACTTTGATGGCCAGGTTCAAGGAAAAGCCCAGCCCAAGAATTGAAGCCCAAAACAAATTCTTATAATTATGTAACTTGCATAGGATTTAAAACTCTTCAATGAGTAAAAGGCATATAACCACCAACTTAACCcttgtatttatatttatcaaattgttGGACTTTT is part of the Vitis riparia cultivar Riparia Gloire de Montpellier isolate 1030 chromosome 17, EGFV_Vit.rip_1.0, whole genome shotgun sequence genome and harbors:
- the LOC117903923 gene encoding fatty-acid-binding protein 1-like, translating into MVSLRFPFSFSQPPNPRHRSSNSFSAAATAFSVAAVSGAAVAAAVAVSQNPINPFLQNAFNFFSNHHSSPFWASLSIADNPSSVSESKTGVLFPSILNDSRQLLGTGLRKKSVLGLKNIDVYAFGVYADDGDLKRLLSEKYGKLSFSERKDLSKDLMEADICMTVRLQIVYSRLSIRSVRNAFEESVGSRLQKLGGSDNKELLHRFTSQFKDEYKIPKGSVIDLSRERGHVLRTTIDGKEVGNIQSQLLCRSILDLYIGEDPFDRQAKEKVELKLVSLLQK